Proteins encoded in a region of the Photobacterium angustum genome:
- the ccoO gene encoding cytochrome-c oxidase, cbb3-type subunit II, giving the protein MINKDFTSSVVILIVATTLVAAFSFLVWVLPAFFYQDKLIAESSAKPLTALEVAGRDIYISEGCHTCHTMMVRPLNAEIKRYGRYSRESDDIYEHPNLWGSKRTGPDLTNLGRKYSDQWHIIHLRNPRDVVPTSIMPSYPWLFEQVLDGEDIDAKLIALRTLGVPYTDKEIKQARLEVKGKTKAQALIAYLQSLGQDQGVRP; this is encoded by the coding sequence ATGATTAATAAAGATTTTACCTCATCTGTAGTGATCCTTATTGTTGCAACAACTTTGGTTGCTGCCTTTTCATTCTTAGTATGGGTACTTCCTGCTTTTTTTTACCAAGATAAGTTAATTGCTGAATCAAGCGCGAAACCATTAACCGCATTAGAAGTTGCTGGGCGCGATATTTATATCAGTGAAGGTTGCCATACTTGTCATACCATGATGGTACGTCCATTAAACGCAGAAATTAAACGTTATGGACGATATAGCCGAGAAAGTGACGATATTTATGAACATCCCAATTTATGGGGTTCAAAACGTACTGGACCTGATCTCACCAATTTAGGTCGAAAATATTCTGATCAATGGCACATCATTCACCTAAGAAACCCTCGTGATGTTGTACCAACTTCGATTATGCCCTCTTATCCTTGGCTCTTTGAACAAGTACTTGATGGTGAAGATATTGATGCAAAACTAATTGCATTACGTACCCTTGGTGTTCCTTACACTGATAAGGAAATTAAACAGGCACGATTAGAAGTAAAAGGTAAAACCAAGGCACAGGCATTAATCGCCTATCTACAAAGTCTGGGACAAGATCAAGGAGTACGACCATGA
- the ccoN gene encoding cytochrome-c oxidase, cbb3-type subunit I, with protein MDIQYNYKIVKYFMIASVSWAFIAMLIGVILAAQLYWPALNLDSEYFQFGRLRPLHTNGVIFGFVVNLLMGTSFYIVQRTCKTPLYNNTAAWSVFWGWQFVLLLALITLPLGFTTSKEYAELEWPIDILIAVIWVMYAIVFFMTVAKRTVHHIFVANWFYGAFIIVIAMIFIANNLELPVTMWKSYSIYSGAEDAIVQWWWGHNAVGFLLTAGIIGMNYYFIPKISERPIYSYRLSVIHFWGLVGFYTWAGTHHLIYSSVPDWLQNLGIVMSLILWLPSWGGAFNSIMTLLNNKQKLKHDYIMWFFFSAIVYYALATFEGPLLAIRWFNMIAHNTDWIIGHVHSGALGWVGMSAIAVFYYFIPRLYGHEQLWSNRLVKWHFWFAHIGIVLYAVALWIAGIGQGYMWLKEDANGSLSYSFVEAMNFSAPWMLVRFIGGALFVLGIILMIYNLYRTLKQPKPRSVKHQNAVTEKVDTHD; from the coding sequence ATGGATATTCAGTATAATTATAAAATCGTTAAGTACTTTATGATCGCTAGTGTTAGTTGGGCGTTCATAGCTATGTTAATTGGTGTTATTTTAGCTGCGCAACTTTATTGGCCTGCCCTTAATCTCGATTCTGAATACTTTCAATTTGGTCGTCTTCGTCCATTGCATACTAACGGCGTCATTTTTGGCTTTGTCGTTAATCTTTTAATGGGAACATCCTTTTATATTGTTCAACGCACCTGTAAAACACCGCTATATAACAACACTGCTGCTTGGTCTGTCTTTTGGGGATGGCAATTTGTCCTTCTTCTCGCCCTTATTACCCTACCGTTAGGTTTTACTACCTCAAAAGAATACGCTGAACTTGAATGGCCAATTGATATATTAATTGCCGTCATCTGGGTGATGTATGCCATTGTATTTTTTATGACAGTTGCTAAACGCACCGTTCATCATATCTTTGTTGCTAACTGGTTTTATGGTGCGTTCATTATTGTTATTGCGATGATTTTTATTGCTAACAACCTCGAATTGCCTGTCACGATGTGGAAATCTTACTCTATTTACTCAGGGGCCGAAGATGCCATCGTGCAATGGTGGTGGGGACATAATGCGGTTGGTTTTTTATTAACCGCTGGCATCATTGGTATGAACTATTATTTCATTCCCAAAATTTCCGAACGCCCTATTTATTCTTACCGCTTATCTGTTATTCACTTTTGGGGCTTAGTCGGCTTTTATACTTGGGCTGGCACACACCATCTTATATATTCTTCTGTTCCAGATTGGTTACAAAATCTCGGCATAGTGATGTCGTTAATTTTATGGCTACCCTCATGGGGTGGCGCCTTTAATAGCATCATGACATTGCTCAACAATAAGCAGAAACTTAAGCACGATTACATCATGTGGTTTTTCTTCTCTGCCATTGTTTATTACGCGTTAGCGACTTTTGAAGGGCCATTATTAGCTATTCGTTGGTTTAATATGATTGCTCATAATACCGATTGGATCATCGGCCATGTGCATTCTGGCGCGTTGGGCTGGGTTGGTATGTCCGCCATCGCCGTATTTTATTACTTTATCCCTCGTTTATATGGTCACGAGCAATTGTGGTCAAATCGTTTAGTTAAATGGCATTTCTGGTTTGCGCATATTGGGATTGTACTTTATGCCGTTGCACTGTGGATTGCTGGAATTGGACAAGGCTATATGTGGCTAAAAGAAGATGCTAATGGCTCTCTTAGCTATAGTTTTGTCGAAGCGATGAACTTCAGTGCACCATGGATGTTAGTTCGCTTTATCGGTGGTGCGTTGTTTGTGTTAGGTATAATTTTAATGATTTATAACCTATACAGAACGCTAAAACAGCCAAAACCTAGATCAGTTAAGCATCAAAATGCAGTAACAGAAAAGGTAGATACTCATGATTAA
- a CDS encoding c-type cytochrome translates to MSLILSIKRFLFVVLVVTPLVSTADEMTPEQQFEIGKQKALVCITCHGADGISATGTYPNLQGQKQQYLVAALKAYKQNQRVDGLAILMQGYAKDLSDQDMKDLAYYFSTVKTDTSHQSQ, encoded by the coding sequence ATGTCTTTAATCCTATCCATTAAGCGGTTTTTGTTTGTGGTTTTAGTTGTAACTCCTCTCGTTTCTACTGCTGATGAAATGACGCCGGAACAACAATTTGAGATCGGTAAACAAAAAGCCCTTGTTTGTATCACTTGCCATGGTGCCGATGGTATTTCTGCAACGGGTACCTATCCCAACTTACAAGGCCAAAAGCAGCAATATTTGGTCGCAGCACTTAAAGCATACAAACAAAATCAACGTGTTGATGGTTTAGCGATATTAATGCAGGGTTATGCTAAAGATTTAAGTGATCAAGATATGAAGGATCTCGCGTATTACTTTAGTACCGTAAAAACAGATACCAGCCATCAATCACAATAA
- a CDS encoding 3-phenylpropionate MFS transporter, with protein MLNCRPSVWMSTYQFMFWFSYGVYLPFRGLWLEKLGISDADIGMLIGFGLAARCVINFTLTPLFHKVGHLIPFLRWSMFLSLLGFIAFIWIGTITPTFWVLALLLVLFNLAIGPAVAISDAISNHYARDDRLDYGYTRLWGAVALTVASACMGWVVHNFGVSSVPVMGAIGLGATLLGTLMKPTVPMVCHHNEQKRKNIFKVLCCKETLLFLLVASLLEGSHGGYYFFSTVYWKEQGLDSDTIGYLWSLSTISVIVFYLISRKAFANWKVSTLFRLAAIAVVVRWGLTAATNDIYVLIFCQILHGITFSGTILSSVRYVEENRKHNYVSLQSLYHAIPAGFVLALVSALCGWLMHHSEINMFWFMAAMGIPCIFLKVKDAVPNKKEDQPLRNEAFASA; from the coding sequence ATGCTTAATTGTCGACCATCAGTATGGATGTCAACTTATCAATTTATGTTCTGGTTCTCGTATGGGGTGTATTTACCCTTCAGAGGATTATGGTTAGAAAAATTAGGGATCTCAGATGCTGATATCGGGATGCTGATCGGTTTTGGTCTTGCCGCTCGTTGTGTAATCAACTTTACATTAACACCTTTATTTCACAAAGTTGGGCACCTTATACCGTTCCTTCGTTGGTCAATGTTTTTAAGCTTACTTGGCTTTATTGCCTTTATCTGGATAGGTACGATTACGCCAACATTTTGGGTGCTTGCATTACTACTCGTGTTATTTAATTTAGCGATTGGTCCTGCGGTCGCTATTTCGGATGCGATATCAAATCACTATGCTCGAGATGATCGACTAGATTATGGCTACACTCGCTTATGGGGAGCGGTTGCATTAACGGTTGCGTCGGCTTGTATGGGGTGGGTGGTTCATAATTTTGGTGTAAGTTCTGTACCAGTAATGGGAGCTATTGGTTTGGGAGCAACATTACTAGGTACTCTAATGAAGCCAACTGTACCTATGGTATGCCACCATAATGAGCAAAAAAGAAAGAATATTTTCAAAGTATTATGTTGTAAAGAGACGCTGTTATTTCTATTGGTCGCTTCTTTGTTAGAAGGAAGCCATGGTGGCTACTATTTCTTCAGTACAGTCTACTGGAAAGAACAGGGGCTAGATTCAGATACCATTGGTTATTTGTGGAGTCTGTCGACAATTTCAGTGATCGTTTTTTACTTAATTAGTCGTAAAGCGTTCGCTAATTGGAAAGTATCAACATTATTTAGACTTGCTGCAATTGCTGTCGTGGTACGTTGGGGATTAACCGCAGCGACAAATGATATATATGTGCTTATTTTCTGTCAGATTTTACATGGTATTACGTTCTCAGGTACGATTTTATCTTCGGTCCGTTATGTGGAAGAAAATCGGAAACATAATTACGTTTCTTTACAGTCGTTATACCATGCAATTCCTGCAGGTTTTGTATTAGCGCTTGTATCTGCTCTTTGCGGATGGCTAATGCATCACTCTGAAATAAATATGTTCTGGTTTATGGCTGCGATGGGTATACCTTGTATTTTCTTAAAAGTAAAAGACGCTGTGCCGAATAAAAAAGAAGATCAACCATTGAGAAATGAAGCATTTGCTTCAGCATAA
- the artM gene encoding arginine ABC transporter permease ArtM, translating to MNEQHFWQLLDGLATSLQLTVASLLVGCTLALLMTMTLILRTPVLHWLSRGIITLFTGTPLLVQIFLIYYGPGQFEGIRDSFAWQWLSQPWFCAMLALALNTAAYSTQLFKGAFDAIPKGQWQACRALGMETKTTLSTLLPFAIRRSVPAYSNEVILVFKGTSLASTITIMDIMGYAQRINAQTYDTLTVFAIAGAMYLTVNALLSIAFRLIEKKALAFEVTN from the coding sequence ATGAATGAACAACACTTTTGGCAATTATTGGATGGCCTTGCCACCAGCTTACAATTGACCGTTGCATCGTTATTAGTTGGCTGTACTCTCGCTCTATTAATGACAATGACATTAATTTTAAGAACCCCTGTTTTACATTGGTTAAGCCGTGGAATCATTACCCTATTTACGGGTACGCCTTTGTTAGTTCAAATCTTTTTGATTTACTACGGACCGGGACAATTTGAAGGTATTCGTGATAGCTTTGCATGGCAATGGCTCAGCCAACCGTGGTTCTGTGCGATGTTAGCACTAGCATTAAATACAGCCGCTTACAGTACTCAACTGTTTAAAGGTGCGTTTGATGCAATTCCTAAAGGTCAATGGCAAGCATGTCGTGCATTAGGCATGGAAACTAAAACAACATTAAGTACCTTGTTACCTTTTGCCATTCGTCGTTCTGTTCCGGCTTATTCTAATGAAGTGATTCTCGTGTTTAAAGGCACATCGCTCGCCAGCACTATTACTATTATGGATATCATGGGTTACGCTCAACGTATTAATGCCCAAACCTACGATACGTTAACTGTGTTTGCCATTGCTGGTGCGATGTATCTAACCGTTAATGCACTACTTTCTATTGCGTTTAGACTGATAGAGAAAAAAGCCTTGGCGTTTGAAGTGACGAATTAA
- the artQ gene encoding arginine ABC transporter permease ArtQ translates to MMLSGYSLSLLEASWMTVQLAFTSLAVGLVLAMLFAGGEMSRFRFVAWPTTALVTVLRGLPELLIVLFIFFGSGQVLFYITGDYIEISPFLSGVIALSLIFASYAAQTIRGAIKAVPKGQREAASALGISKARTFVAIIIPQAIRHALPGLTNQWLVLLKDTALVSLIGVTDLLKQAQLSSAATHESFTWYATAAAVYLVITLITQQIIKRIDAKYSAQEGSSNNKKTVVEGAMA, encoded by the coding sequence ATGATGTTATCGGGATATTCTCTTTCCCTGTTAGAAGCTAGCTGGATGACAGTCCAGCTTGCTTTTACCAGTTTAGCGGTTGGATTGGTGCTGGCTATGTTGTTTGCTGGCGGTGAGATGTCTCGATTTCGCTTCGTGGCGTGGCCAACGACAGCCCTAGTGACAGTATTACGAGGCTTACCTGAACTACTGATTGTTTTATTCATCTTTTTTGGTTCAGGTCAGGTTCTATTTTACATCACGGGTGATTATATCGAGATCAGCCCTTTTCTTTCAGGTGTTATTGCGCTTTCACTGATTTTTGCCTCTTATGCGGCGCAAACTATCCGTGGTGCCATTAAAGCAGTACCTAAAGGACAAAGAGAAGCAGCCAGTGCCCTTGGGATCAGCAAAGCAAGAACATTTGTCGCTATTATTATTCCACAAGCGATCCGTCATGCATTGCCAGGGTTAACTAATCAGTGGTTAGTGTTATTAAAAGATACAGCATTGGTATCACTCATCGGTGTTACGGATCTTCTAAAACAAGCACAGTTAAGCTCTGCAGCGACGCATGAAAGTTTTACTTGGTATGCAACAGCTGCGGCAGTGTATTTAGTGATCACTCTAATTACACAACAAATTATTAAACGAATTGATGCGAAATATAGCGCTCAAGAAGGTTCAAGCAACAACAAAAAAACGGTTGTTGAAGGAGCGATGGCATGA
- a CDS encoding arginine ABC transporter substrate-binding protein, producing the protein MNKILLASIIGLVSSQAMAQDIKFAMEATYAPFEYMDENNQIQGFDVDIAKALCKEMDATCTFHNQSFDSLIPALKFKRYDAAISAMDITEARQQQVSFTQPYYDNAAGFISIKGKVTDVAALKGKRVGVQNGSTHQSYLTDQMPGVTAVPYTSYQDAFIDMKNGRIDSVFGDTAVIAEWLKKDDNLAYVGKPVTNPKYFGNGFGIAVNKGNQELVKQLNTALAKIKQDGQYKVIFDKYFGK; encoded by the coding sequence ATGAATAAAATTTTATTAGCTAGCATTATCGGTCTGGTTTCTTCTCAAGCTATGGCGCAAGACATTAAGTTTGCGATGGAAGCAACGTATGCCCCTTTTGAATACATGGATGAGAATAATCAAATCCAAGGCTTTGACGTCGATATTGCTAAAGCCCTATGTAAAGAGATGGATGCTACCTGTACTTTTCATAACCAATCTTTCGATAGCTTAATTCCAGCTCTTAAATTCAAGCGATACGATGCGGCTATTTCGGCAATGGACATTACTGAAGCACGTCAACAGCAAGTAAGCTTTACTCAACCTTATTACGATAACGCTGCTGGCTTTATTTCAATCAAAGGTAAAGTCACTGATGTCGCCGCTCTGAAGGGTAAGCGTGTTGGGGTACAAAATGGTTCTACTCACCAGAGCTATTTAACAGATCAAATGCCAGGTGTAACTGCAGTGCCTTACACAAGTTACCAAGATGCCTTTATTGATATGAAAAATGGTCGTATTGATTCGGTATTTGGTGATACTGCAGTTATCGCAGAATGGCTGAAAAAAGACGATAACCTTGCGTATGTAGGCAAGCCGGTGACGAACCCTAAATACTTCGGTAACGGTTTTGGTATCGCGGTAAACAAGGGCAACCAAGAATTGGTTAAACAGTTGAATACGGCACTCGCTAAAATTAAGCAAGATGGTCAGTATAAAGTTATTTTTGATAAGTACTTTGGTAAGTAA
- the artP gene encoding arginine ABC transporter ATP-binding protein ArtP, which produces MGIQVKNIDKFYGKHQVLHDVTFECNKGETLVLLGPSGAGKSSLLRVLNLLEDASAGELSIAENYFDFKKTIVEKDGLKLRRKVGMVFQQYNLWPHKTVLENLIEAPVKVLGIDKAQAKKEALEHLSKLQLADKADAWPLQLSGGQQQRVAIARALMMKPEVLLFDEPTAALDPEITSQIVQIIKTLSGTGITQVVVTHEVDFAKKIASHVLYMENGKIIEHGSNEAFSHPKTSQFADYLKH; this is translated from the coding sequence ATGGGCATTCAAGTAAAAAACATTGATAAGTTCTATGGTAAGCATCAGGTTTTACATGATGTAACCTTCGAATGTAATAAAGGTGAAACGCTGGTTTTACTTGGCCCAAGCGGTGCAGGTAAAAGCTCTTTACTACGGGTATTAAACCTATTGGAAGATGCCTCTGCTGGCGAGCTGAGTATTGCAGAAAATTATTTTGATTTTAAAAAAACAATCGTTGAAAAAGATGGTTTAAAACTACGTCGTAAAGTTGGCATGGTATTCCAACAGTACAATTTGTGGCCCCACAAAACTGTGTTGGAAAATTTAATAGAAGCACCAGTAAAAGTGCTCGGTATTGATAAAGCGCAAGCGAAAAAAGAAGCGTTAGAGCATTTATCAAAATTACAGTTAGCAGACAAAGCCGATGCATGGCCTTTGCAACTGTCTGGCGGTCAACAACAACGTGTTGCAATTGCACGTGCGTTGATGATGAAGCCTGAAGTGTTGTTATTTGATGAGCCTACTGCGGCACTTGATCCTGAGATCACAAGCCAAATTGTACAGATCATCAAAACATTAAGCGGCACAGGCATTACTCAAGTTGTGGTTACCCACGAAGTGGATTTTGCAAAAAAAATCGCCAGTCATGTGCTTTACATGGAAAACGGCAAAATTATTGAACACGGCAGTAACGAGGCGTTTAGTCACCCTAAAACCTCACAATTTGCTGACTATTTAAAACATTAA
- a CDS encoding YagU family protein yields MIFNKQNNIILFYATLVGGFISSLIKSGTEANMPPRVAGEMSPPALNIDAWLGWLGINSHSLDYVYQGITIPGAVMLYHWLFSFIFAFVYVYLSAITPKIRLWYGAAYGIVITLVMHGFLIPALGFRHPAYLNGQTGWLWNLNGYEFWSELIGHICWSFSIEISLIAVLAILSKPITGVWAKK; encoded by the coding sequence ATGATATTCAACAAACAAAATAACATTATCTTGTTCTATGCTACTTTGGTTGGCGGTTTTATAAGCTCCTTAATAAAATCAGGAACGGAAGCCAACATGCCTCCAAGGGTTGCTGGTGAAATGTCACCCCCAGCTCTAAACATTGATGCTTGGCTTGGGTGGTTAGGTATTAACTCTCACTCACTTGACTACGTATACCAAGGAATCACTATTCCGGGGGCTGTAATGCTCTACCATTGGCTATTTAGTTTTATTTTTGCTTTTGTTTATGTTTATTTATCAGCCATAACTCCAAAAATTAGACTTTGGTACGGTGCTGCTTACGGTATTGTTATTACTCTAGTAATGCATGGCTTCCTTATACCAGCTCTTGGCTTTAGACACCCAGCTTATTTAAATGGGCAAACTGGTTGGTTATGGAATCTAAATGGTTATGAATTTTGGAGTGAGTTAATCGGACATATTTGTTGGTCTTTTTCGATTGAAATTAGTTTAATAGCAGTATTAGCAATTCTATCTAAACCAATAACAGGTGTCTGGGCGAAAAAATAA
- a CDS encoding carbonate dehydratase has product MLRKNPTGHMPTISETAFIDPTAIICGKVIVEDNVFIGPYAVIRADEVNELGEMDTIVIKRDTNIQDGVVIHSKAGAAVTIGERSSIAHRSIIHGPCEVSDDVFIGFNSVVFNAVIGKGCVIRHNCVVDGLDLPENFHVPPMTNIGAGFDLNSISKVPPEYSAFSESVVSANHELVQGYRRIANEL; this is encoded by the coding sequence ATGCTTAGAAAAAATCCAACTGGACACATGCCTACTATTTCTGAAACTGCGTTTATTGATCCTACTGCGATTATTTGTGGCAAAGTGATTGTAGAAGATAACGTATTCATTGGACCTTATGCCGTAATACGTGCAGATGAAGTGAATGAACTGGGTGAAATGGATACAATTGTGATTAAACGCGATACTAATATACAAGATGGTGTGGTTATTCATTCAAAAGCTGGGGCTGCAGTCACGATTGGTGAGCGTTCATCTATTGCTCACCGATCAATTATTCATGGACCGTGTGAAGTGAGTGATGATGTGTTTATTGGTTTCAACTCAGTGGTATTTAATGCCGTTATTGGTAAAGGGTGTGTGATCCGTCATAACTGCGTTGTAGATGGACTAGATCTGCCTGAAAACTTTCATGTGCCGCCAATGACGAATATTGGTGCAGGTTTTGACTTAAATAGTATTTCGAAAGTCCCACCTGAATACTCTGCGTTTTCTGAATCTGTTGTATCTGCTAACCATGAACTGGTTCAGGGATACAGGAGGATCGCTAATGAGCTTTAA
- a CDS encoding CobW family GTP-binding protein: MSFKVSSPILAVPTNIITGFLGVGKTSAILHLMKNKPDSERWAVLVNEFGEIGVDGSLLQGQSGNEQQIFIKEVPGGCMCCTAGLPMQIALNQLLSEAKPDRLIIEPTGLGHPKEVMQVLSTEYYRDVLSLQKNITLVDARKLSDPRYTSHDTFRQQIAIADTVVGNKTDLYQAGDKEKLQAFVAQVANPKTQVIFAKHGVIPFNEFDGETGIEVLPPSYLHRDRQTSVSEEALSEELMPESGVIKATNQGEGFKSIGWRFASEKVFERKSLHQLFQTLNVERMKAVFITSDGIFGYNKTADGITEVELDERAESRVEIIADTLDDELEGKLLDCLIVNNMSEIT, encoded by the coding sequence ATGAGCTTTAAAGTATCATCGCCAATTTTAGCGGTACCAACCAATATTATTACAGGCTTTCTTGGCGTCGGGAAAACCTCTGCCATTCTTCATTTAATGAAGAATAAGCCTGATTCTGAGCGTTGGGCTGTGCTGGTTAATGAGTTTGGTGAAATTGGTGTCGATGGTAGTTTACTGCAAGGTCAAAGTGGTAACGAGCAACAAATATTTATTAAGGAAGTACCCGGCGGCTGTATGTGTTGTACCGCTGGTTTACCAATGCAGATTGCGCTTAATCAATTACTTTCAGAAGCAAAACCTGATCGTTTGATCATAGAACCCACAGGGCTTGGTCATCCTAAAGAAGTGATGCAAGTACTATCTACGGAATACTATCGCGATGTGTTGTCGTTACAGAAAAATATCACTTTAGTGGATGCAAGAAAATTATCCGATCCTCGCTACACCTCACATGACACCTTTAGGCAGCAGATTGCGATTGCCGATACGGTGGTGGGAAACAAAACCGATCTTTATCAAGCTGGAGATAAAGAAAAGTTGCAAGCTTTTGTCGCGCAAGTTGCTAACCCCAAAACCCAAGTGATTTTTGCCAAACATGGTGTGATCCCATTTAATGAGTTTGATGGTGAAACCGGTATAGAAGTATTACCGCCGTCTTATCTCCATCGTGATAGGCAGACAAGCGTATCTGAAGAAGCACTATCGGAAGAGTTGATGCCTGAAAGTGGCGTGATAAAAGCTACTAACCAAGGTGAAGGTTTCAAAAGTATTGGCTGGCGTTTTGCATCTGAAAAAGTCTTTGAACGTAAATCATTACATCAGCTCTTTCAAACATTGAATGTTGAGCGAATGAAGGCCGTGTTTATCACTTCTGATGGGATCTTTGGTTATAACAAAACGGCAGATGGAATCACAGAGGTTGAGCTTGATGAGCGTGCTGAAAGCCGTGTCGAAATTATCGCAGATACATTAGATGATGAATTGGAAGGCAAGCTTTTAGATTGTTTGATTGTTAATAACATGAGTGAAATAACATGA
- a CDS encoding TraR/DksA family transcriptional regulator, with translation MNNTEIRMLTEEQILQEPEDNYMDDSQLAFFKQRLIDLYESTSHHIQSAREEMGHTADASDLSDVSDRATLEEQSGIALRIVEREQKLLPKIKLALERIRLGNYGYCLESGEPIGIPRLLIRPTAEYSADVKSLMEMKEIQYKD, from the coding sequence ATGAACAACACTGAAATTAGAATGCTAACTGAAGAGCAAATACTGCAAGAGCCTGAAGACAATTACATGGATGACTCTCAATTGGCGTTTTTTAAACAAAGATTGATTGATCTCTATGAGTCGACATCTCATCACATTCAATCTGCGAGAGAGGAGATGGGGCACACGGCAGATGCGAGTGATTTGAGTGATGTCAGTGATCGTGCAACATTAGAAGAGCAATCAGGTATTGCTTTAAGAATTGTTGAACGTGAACAAAAACTTTTGCCCAAAATAAAATTGGCGTTAGAGCGAATTCGTTTAGGTAATTACGGTTATTGCTTAGAGTCCGGTGAGCCAATAGGTATTCCTCGGTTACTGATAAGACCGACCGCAGAGTACAGTGCGGACGTAAAATCTTTGATGGAAATGAAAGAAATCCAATACAAAGATTGA